A genome region from Desulfomicrobium macestii includes the following:
- a CDS encoding HNH endonuclease — MDSCYLCGKAFNGVDVIKHDEHIIQQAIGGSLTGNDILCASCGGKLGNDIDVPFTQMFSGIATRLNIKKDRNSNKYKSVKGILLSKVDQYNIKMNQIDVLCKEFEVTPLKPFHKYTDDKRKVIIYGNKKVTNQYRKKVEVEISEKFSSHELPEIIICNDIEGLVSYPLSLDNKVLKQGLAKIAVGFASKYGIPRTEFPLALDISKEEPIFLDKPLVVPFYPLGIIDRHIEAERNKLCHYPTHTAIIFTTITNPKCLACYIDLFSTFQFYVVLNNNYTGEDIYKYFTQRILRKDDYKFELNRKYYKERNIHLDSLGITEHRIDGLFENQTNTPENNKSREEIECEIIQEEYIKQKYRIDLEDDVSGYVSYVMRDKMLSDNIEKLDMESVMNFKRNFDLFYSVQGDDEIFDISSYRRYFSYNNVLIDFLYSSMQSSKELYRSGELRNYCHLKVKMLEDFIQREGIKIKFNL; from the coding sequence GTTGCTACTTGTGTGGCAAGGCTTTTAATGGTGTTGATGTAATAAAGCATGATGAGCATATTATACAGCAAGCAATAGGTGGTAGCTTAACCGGGAATGATATTCTTTGCGCTTCTTGTGGTGGCAAGCTAGGGAACGATATTGATGTGCCATTTACACAAATGTTTAGTGGTATAGCTACCCGATTAAACATAAAGAAAGATAGAAATAGTAATAAATACAAATCTGTTAAGGGGATATTATTAAGTAAGGTAGATCAATATAATATAAAAATGAACCAGATAGATGTGCTTTGTAAAGAATTTGAAGTAACGCCCTTAAAACCATTTCATAAATACACTGATGATAAAAGAAAAGTAATAATATATGGAAACAAAAAAGTTACTAATCAATATCGAAAAAAGGTGGAAGTAGAAATATCTGAAAAGTTCAGCAGCCATGAGTTGCCAGAAATAATTATATGTAATGACATCGAAGGACTGGTAAGCTATCCATTATCATTAGATAATAAGGTGTTGAAACAAGGGCTTGCAAAGATAGCCGTTGGTTTCGCTAGTAAGTACGGGATTCCAAGAACTGAATTTCCTTTAGCTCTAGATATTAGTAAGGAAGAACCAATATTTTTAGACAAGCCACTGGTGGTGCCATTCTATCCACTTGGAATTATAGACAGACACATTGAAGCAGAAAGAAATAAACTATGTCATTACCCCACTCATACAGCAATTATTTTTACGACAATAACCAACCCAAAGTGCCTGGCCTGCTACATAGACTTATTTTCTACATTTCAATTTTATGTAGTATTAAATAATAACTACACAGGCGAAGATATATATAAATATTTTACGCAAAGAATATTACGGAAAGATGATTATAAATTTGAGCTTAACCGAAAATACTACAAAGAAAGAAATATCCATCTTGACAGTCTTGGTATAACAGAACATAGAATAGACGGTTTATTTGAGAACCAAACTAATACACCTGAAAATAATAAGAGCCGAGAAGAAATAGAATGTGAAATCATTCAAGAAGAATATATTAAGCAAAAATATAGGATTGATTTAGAAGACGATGTATCTGGATATGTCTCGTATGTCATGCGCGATAAAATGTTATCAGATAATATAGAAAAGCTAGACATGGAGTCAGTCATGAATTTTAAAAGAAATTTTGATTTATTTTATAGTGTACAAGGAGATGATGAAATATTTGATATTTCAAGTTATAGACGCTATTTTTCGTACAATAATGTTCTTATTGATTTCCTTTATTCATCTATGCAAAGTTCCAAAGAATTATACCGGTCAGGGGAACTCAGGAACTATTGCCACTTAAAAGTAAAGATGCTTGAGGACTTTATTCAACGCGAAGGCATAAAAATTAAATTCAATTTGTAA